Part of the Sphaerochaeta associata genome is shown below.
TCCGACCGGACATGCCGAAACAGCTGGGCAGCGATGGTTCTGCGGGCAGCGGTGCTTGAGAACCACCAGTGTTTTGGGTGTGGTATCGTGAGTTTTCAATCCGAACAGAGATGCAAGTGAGAATGCCATAGAGTTCCTCCCGTGGTTTTGTACGTACCATACCGGAAAGGAAGGCTTCTGTCAAACTATTGTTAATAGCAACAATTGTGAATGACAATCAACTATCCATCTTCGCCCTTGCCACTCCCGCAATCTTGGTTATATAGTCAAGCAGAGTGGAGGAGTGAGCATTGAAAAAGCTTGTACTTGCGGAAAAGCCGAGTGTTGGGAGAGAGTTGGCGCGTGTTTTGAACTGCTACAGACGGGAGACCGGCTATATTGAGGGCGAACACTATATCGTGACCTGGGCGCTGGGGCATCTGGTGGAGCTTGCCCAGCCGGCCGCCTACAGTGAACGGTACAAACGGTGGTCACTGCGCGATCTTCCCATGCTTCCGCCTGTGTTGCAACAGGAGGTCATCGAGCAGAGCAAGGATCAGTTTGCAGTGGTTAAAAGCCTGATCGGGAGAGCGGATATTGAGAGCGTAGTCATCGCCACCGACGCCGGTCGGGAAGGCGAGTTGGTCGCCCGCTGGATTATGAAGCTTGCCGATTACCAAGGTCCCGCCCACAGGCTGTGGATCAGCAGCCAGACTGAAGGCGCCATCAAGGAGGGGTTCGCAAACCTCAAGGATGCAAGCCTGTATGACAACCTCTATAAAGCCGCTGAGAGCAGGGCCGCCGCCGACTGGTATGTCGGCATGAATGTAACCAGAGCCCTTACCTGTCATTATGATGCAAAGCTTTCGGCAGGCCGGGTGCAGACCCCGACCTTGGCACTCATGACCCGGCGCGAGGATGAGATTGAAGCCTTCAGCGGACAATTCTACTGGACTTTGAAAGCTGATTTCACCCAATTCACCGCCTCCTACTATCCGAGTGAGGATTCGATCAGAATCACCGAGGAGGCATCGGCCAAAGAGAAGGAAAGCTCACTGGTAGGAAAGACGGGAAGGGTTGTGAGCTTGGAAACCGTTGAGAAACGTGAGCAGCCGCCGCTTGCCTATGACCTTACCGAACTGCAGCGTGATGCAAACAACCTGCTCGATTTCAGTGCAAAGCAGACCTTGGATGTACTGCAGGCCCTGTATGAGCAGCATAAGATAGTCACCTATCCGAGAACCGACAGCCGCTACATAACCACCGACATCGTCGCTACCCTGCCACAGCGACTGCGCAGCCTGCAGGACACTCCCTTCAGTCCCCTATGCGCCCGTTTTGTCAAGGATGGGTTCCGCGTCGATGAGGAGCGCTTTGTGCAGGATCTGCAGGTAACCGACCATCACGCCATCATCCCGACCGAACAGCGGGTTGACCTTTCAAGGCTCAGTGCACAGGAGAAAGCCCTGTGGGAGTTGATCGCCCTGCGCTTCTTGGAAGTGCTCAGCCCCGATTATGAATATCGGACCACCACCTTGACAGCCGAGGTCGAAACGTGTCGGTTCAAGACACGCCTTACCATCCCTGTAGAGCAAGGCTGGAGAAGTGTTGCCGCCTTGATCGGTAAACGAAGCGCCCAAGGCTCACTGGGTGATGAGGATGAGGCAAGTCCCTCCTTGTTGCGGGTCAAGGAGGGTGATGCTGTCACCATCAATTCTGTCAAGCTCAGAAAGCTCGCAACCGCCGCTCCCTCCCGCTATACCGAGGCGACCCTGCTCTCGGCCATGGAGCATGCCGGACGCTTTGTCGAGGATGCAAAGCTGAAGAAGCGGCTGACCAACGGACTTGGAACGCCGGCTACCCGTGCAGATATGATAGAGAAGCTGATCCAAAACCACTATATAGAACGGGTTGGCAAGGAGCTGGTTCCCACTCCCAAAGGCAGGGAGTTGGTCCGCCTTGCCCCTGAAGAGCTGCGTTCGCCCGAATTGACCGGGCGTTGGGAGGAGCGGCTTGGCAATATTGCAGAAGGCAAAGAGGATGGTGATCGTTTCATCCAAGACATCAAGCAGAATGCCTCAGCCCTTGTCGCCCAGGTAATCGGCAGCAGTGATGTGTTCTCACCGCATTTCCCTGACTCCAAGAAGTGCCCGTACTGCAAGACGCCGATGATGAAGGTCGTAGATGAAATCGGGCAGAGTCACTTTCTCTGTCAGAAACTTTCATGCAGCTATGAGGAGATGGAGGTCAAGAAGCGGGTGCCTAAGCCTCAAGCCGAGAAAACGACGGAGCCGAAAAAGAAAGTCGTGGTGAAAGTCGCTCCCGTCGAGGTCGATGGAGTCAAGAAGCGCGTGGTTCTAAAAAAGAAACCTCCGGTTCAATCCTTCTCCCTGCCCGATGAGGAGGCTTCACCAGCCTATACCTGGGAGACTGTCATCGAGGTTGTAAGACCGAGCAAGCTTGCCTATCGATCTGAACGCAATGAACGAAGCAGCGATACCAGAGGAGGGTGGAAACCACCGGTACAATCACAGCATATAGTCGACCAGACTCCTTCGGAAGGCGGCAGCTTCGCCGATTTCTTGAAGGCCAATGAAGAAAGAAAGAGACGAGACCGGGAGAAAAGGCGTACATAAGCCGTCTCTGGACCAGTTCCTCGTTCTTGCGGGATCCCTGCCTCCTTCATAGCTTCCAAGTACCTCCAGGAATCTATCCGGCCGAACCAGCAGTCCTG
Proteins encoded:
- a CDS encoding DNA topoisomerase III; translated protein: MKKLVLAEKPSVGRELARVLNCYRRETGYIEGEHYIVTWALGHLVELAQPAAYSERYKRWSLRDLPMLPPVLQQEVIEQSKDQFAVVKSLIGRADIESVVIATDAGREGELVARWIMKLADYQGPAHRLWISSQTEGAIKEGFANLKDASLYDNLYKAAESRAAADWYVGMNVTRALTCHYDAKLSAGRVQTPTLALMTRREDEIEAFSGQFYWTLKADFTQFTASYYPSEDSIRITEEASAKEKESSLVGKTGRVVSLETVEKREQPPLAYDLTELQRDANNLLDFSAKQTLDVLQALYEQHKIVTYPRTDSRYITTDIVATLPQRLRSLQDTPFSPLCARFVKDGFRVDEERFVQDLQVTDHHAIIPTEQRVDLSRLSAQEKALWELIALRFLEVLSPDYEYRTTTLTAEVETCRFKTRLTIPVEQGWRSVAALIGKRSAQGSLGDEDEASPSLLRVKEGDAVTINSVKLRKLATAAPSRYTEATLLSAMEHAGRFVEDAKLKKRLTNGLGTPATRADMIEKLIQNHYIERVGKELVPTPKGRELVRLAPEELRSPELTGRWEERLGNIAEGKEDGDRFIQDIKQNASALVAQVIGSSDVFSPHFPDSKKCPYCKTPMMKVVDEIGQSHFLCQKLSCSYEEMEVKKRVPKPQAEKTTEPKKKVVVKVAPVEVDGVKKRVVLKKKPPVQSFSLPDEEASPAYTWETVIEVVRPSKLAYRSERNERSSDTRGGWKPPVQSQHIVDQTPSEGGSFADFLKANEERKRRDREKRRT
- a CDS encoding 4Fe-4S binding protein encodes the protein MAFSLASLFGLKTHDTTPKTLVVLKHRCPQNHRCPAVSACPVGALSQKGQKAPTVDRERCINCGKCTRYCFPKALVMEKA